CAATACCAAAGTGATCCACGCAGGTGTCCATCCGGATCCTTCAACCGGGGCTATCATGACTCCTATTTTTCAAACATCAACTTACGTACAGGAGGGTCCTGGCAATCACAAAGGATTTGAATATGCCAGAACACAAAATCCAACCCGGCAAGTATTGGAAGAAAATCTCGCAGCATTGGAAAACGGATATGGAGGAATTTGTTTTGGCAGTGGATTGGCAGCAATGGATGCAGTTATCAAATTGTTGAAAAGCGGAGATGAAGTTATTGCTACAAATGATCTCTACGGAGGTTCTTACAGGCAGCTGGTTAGAATTTTTGAACCCCTTGGCATCAGCAGTAAATATATTTCGATGTTTGACCCGAATGAACTTTCAAAATGTATTACTGACAAAACGAAACTCATCTGGGTGGAGACCCCTACAAATCCTCTATTGAGCATCGTTGATATTCGTGCCATCTGCAAAATAGCCCATGAGAAAGGACTTTTGGTTTGTGTCGATAATACATTTGCTTCCCCCTATTTACAAAACCCTATCGATTTAGGTGCCGATTTGGTATTACATTCCGCAACGAAGTATCTGGGTGGACATTCAGATGTAGTGCATGGTGCCGTTATAACGAAGACCCGGGAACTTTTTGAAAAAATGAAATTCATTCAGAATGCGACAGGGGCGGTACCGGGACCAATGGATTGTTTTTTAATTCTACGTGGGATCAAAACCTTACATGTTCGGGTAGAACGTGCTTGTCAGAATGCGGTTAAAATTGCAGACTTCCTGCTTAAGCACCCAAAAGTTTCCAGGGTTTTGTATCCTGGTTTTCCTACACACCCCAACCATGATATTGCGAAATCGCAAATGCGGGGATTTGGTGCAATGGTTTCTTTTGATTTAAAAAGTGGTTCTTTAGAGGATGCTTTGTTGGTTTTAGCATCCACAAAAATCTTTGCTTGTGCAGAATCTTTAGGGGGTGTTGAATCATTGATTGGTCACCCAGCCAGTATGACACATGCCTCCATTCCTCGAGAAGATCGAATTGCCAACGGACTTACAGATACCTTAATTCGCCTCAGTGTGGGAATTGAAGACGCAGAGGATCTCGTAGAGGATTTAAGTCAGGCACTCGGATATTAGTTTAGTACCAAACTTAATAACTTGCTTTAGTTTTGTAAGCCCGCTAGTATCAATCAATTAACCTGTGTCTATTCATATTTTAATTGGAATTTTTTAGCATTAGCCTATCTTTCTTAGTATCCAGTTATAGCTTTGCCGCGGTATCAACGAATCCTCTATTATGATTTGGTTATTCAATTTTCTGTTCCGTTCCTCCATCGGGAGAAAAGTGGTCATGAGTTTATCCGGATTGTTTCTCATCTTGTTTTTAGTGGTCCACTTGTTAGGTAATTTTCAATTGCTGGCTGATGATGGTGGGATGCAATTCAATCAATATACCCGATTCATGACGCATAATCCGCTCATCAAAACCATTTCCTATATTTTATATTTTACCATTTTACTTCATAGCGTACAAGGTATTTTATTGGCCCTGGAAAACCGAAAGGCGAAAGGTAAATCTTACAAAGTACCTTCAAACGCTGATGTTTCCCTTTTTTCAAAATACATGGCACATTTGGGAATTATCATTTTCATCTTTTTATTAATCCATATGTACCAATTTTGGTTGCAAATGAAACTCGGAAATGTAACAATGGTAAATTATCCGAATTCGGAAGTGGCTTATCAGGATCTTTATGTAATGGTTATGGCCACTTTCAATAATTTGCCCTTTGTAATATTTTATGTGATAAGTATGCTCATTCTTGGGATGCATTTGTGGCACGGTTTCCAATCCGCATTTCAAACATTGGGTTTGAATCATCAAAAATATAATCCGCTGATCCGTTATGCCGGTATGGCTTACGCCATCCTGGTATCCTTGGGATTTGCTGTCATTCCGATCATCATTTATTTAAGCCAAGCTTGATCTTATTAATATGAATTTCGAATCAAATATTCCTGCAGGGCCACTGGAATCAAAGTGGACCCAGTATAAATCAAAAGTACCTTTAGTTTCTCCTGCCAATAAAAGGAAACTGGACATTATAGTTGTGGGTTCCGGATTGGCTGGAGCATCTGCGGCTGCCAGTCTTGGTGAACTAGGCTACAATGTCTCCTGTTTCACATTTCACGACAGTCCCCGTCGAGCTCACAGTATTGCAGCACAAGGAGGTATCAATGCAGCCAAGAATTATATGAACGACGGCGATAGTGTCTATCGTTTGTTTTATGACACCATCAAAGGAGGAGATTATCGTGCAAGAGAAGCGAATGTACATCGGCTTGCAGAGGTAAGTTCTGCTATTATTGATCAATGTGTTGCCCAGGGTGTACCTTTTGCAAGAGAGTACGGCGGATTGTTGGAGAACAGATCCTTTG
The genomic region above belongs to Saprospiraceae bacterium and contains:
- a CDS encoding cystathionine gamma-synthase, with product MKFNTKVIHAGVHPDPSTGAIMTPIFQTSTYVQEGPGNHKGFEYARTQNPTRQVLEENLAALENGYGGICFGSGLAAMDAVIKLLKSGDEVIATNDLYGGSYRQLVRIFEPLGISSKYISMFDPNELSKCITDKTKLIWVETPTNPLLSIVDIRAICKIAHEKGLLVCVDNTFASPYLQNPIDLGADLVLHSATKYLGGHSDVVHGAVITKTRELFEKMKFIQNATGAVPGPMDCFLILRGIKTLHVRVERACQNAVKIADFLLKHPKVSRVLYPGFPTHPNHDIAKSQMRGFGAMVSFDLKSGSLEDALLVLASTKIFACAESLGGVESLIGHPASMTHASIPREDRIANGLTDTLIRLSVGIEDAEDLVEDLSQALGY
- a CDS encoding succinate dehydrogenase cytochrome b subunit, giving the protein MIWLFNFLFRSSIGRKVVMSLSGLFLILFLVVHLLGNFQLLADDGGMQFNQYTRFMTHNPLIKTISYILYFTILLHSVQGILLALENRKAKGKSYKVPSNADVSLFSKYMAHLGIIIFIFLLIHMYQFWLQMKLGNVTMVNYPNSEVAYQDLYVMVMATFNNLPFVIFYVISMLILGMHLWHGFQSAFQTLGLNHQKYNPLIRYAGMAYAILVSLGFAVIPIIIYLSQA